ATCGACCAGTAACGTTCGGCCCGAAGAATCGCCGCCGGAGAACCCGCCGGGAGGGGCCGAGCCGATGCCACGTGCACCGCGCAGCGTCAAACAGCAGATGGACGCCTTCAGCGCTGAGCTTCGCGAACGTGGTTTCACGTGGGCCGAGGTCGCCGCTGAGTTCAAGCGACGCTGGCGCCTGAACTCCCGCCAGGGCTTCCGTGAGGCGCATCGCCTGACACAAGCCAAGGTCTGCCATCTATGGAACGAGTACTGGCCGAACGAGCCGCTGACGACCCGAAAACTCGGGTCGTGGGAAGCGTGGCCCGGCCCCACCGGCAACGAGCCGCCGATCGCCGGGCTCAACCGGCTGGCACGCATATACCAGTGCCGCACCGCCGACCTGGTCGACGGTGAAGATCACCGCGATGCCGACGAGCACAACACACCGGCCGTCCGGTCCCGGGGGCGGGCACTGGTGGCGGCCGGGGCGGCGGGCAGCCTCGGCCCCGAGGACATCCGGGGGGTGCTGGCGGCCCTGCCCACCCTGCCCGCGGGACCCGTGCCGTTCGGGAGCCCCCGCGACGAGGAGTACGACGCGCTGGTGCAGGCGCTCGCCCAGTGGGCGGCGACCATGAAACGACGCGACGTCCTGGCCCTGATCAGGGCCGCCGCCGCCGCGGCGGCGGCCTCTCCGCTGCTGGCCCGGCTCAACGACGACGAGCTCGACCGGCTCGCCCTGATCGCCGCCGAACCGTCCCGGGTGGACGAGGCCACCGTCGACCACATCGACGCCGTGCTGCACCACTGCATGCGCCAGGAGGACACCCTCGGCCCCCAGTCGGTGCTGGGGACCGTGCTCGCCCAGCAGCACCTGGTGCGGTCGCTGATCCCGGCCGCGTCCACCGACGAGGTGCGCGACCGGCTGCTGTCGCTGCTGGCCAACATCTGCCGGTTCACCGCCTGGGTGCTGTTCAACCTCAACGACTTCAACGGGGCGAACCACTACTACGAGCAGGCCAAGTTAGCCGCGCACCAGGCCGACGACGACGCGATGAACAGCTTCGTCCTGGCCAACTGGTCACAGCTGGCGACCTGGCGGGGCGACCCCAGGCAGGGCGTCGAGTACGCGCTGGGCGCGCTGGCCTGGGGGCAGCGCGCCAACAGCAAGCTGCTGGTGTCGTACGCGTGTGACGTGGGGGCCCGCGCCTACTCGGCGGTGTTGCGCCGCTCGGCCAGGAGCGACCGTCACAAGGACCATGCCCGGTGCATGACCAGCCTCGACCAGGCCCGCCACGAGCTGGGGCACGCGGGCGAGGGCGACGTGGGTGCCAAACTGCTCTACTTCTACGGCGACGGGCAGTACCTGTCGACCAGGACCAAGTGCCTGCTGGACATGGACGACGCCCAGACCGCGGTCGAGATGGCCGGCCGGTCCCTGGCCCGGATCGATCCGGCGTTCGTCCGCAACATGGCGTTCAGCCGCCTGGATCTGGCGCGTGGGCACCTGCGGCTGCGCTCCATCGACGAGGCGTGCGAGCAGATCGGCGAGGCCGCCCGCCTCACCTGCAAGAACACCTCACCTCGGCTGGCCCGCTCGGTGGTGGAGGTCCGCGAGACGCTGAATCCGTGGGCGAGGACCCGCCAGGTCGCCGCCCTGGACGAGAAGCTGCATACCTTCCAGCTCATCGCCTGACGGCTTCCGGCCCGTCGCGACCGATCAGCGCGCCCCGGGCATCTCCTCCAGCACCAGGATCTCGAAGACGGGGGCGGGGATCGGCGGGTCCATCAGCTTGTGGGACACCTTCCGCCATCCCCACCTCCGGTAGACCTCCCTGGTCCGTACGGCCTTGGGCTGCACCGAGAGCGTGGCCCGCTCGGCCCCGGATCCGGAGAGCAGCTCGTCGTGGATCCGGTGCCCGGCTCCGGCGCCTCGCCGGTCGAACAGCACTCCGTAGTCGATGACGGCGAACGTCCTGGTCCCGGTCTCGGCCGCGAACTCCTCGCCGACCGGTTCCGCCAGCGCGCTCCACCAGCGGCTGTCGGCCGGCAGCAGGTATCCGTACCCGAACCCGACGAACTCCGGCCCGGATCGCGCGGTGGTCAGCCGGAACCCCGGCCGGTCGACCAGCTTTGGGTAGTAGGAGCGCTGGTTGGCGAACTCCGCGGCGGTCCCGTTGAACGGAGGCAGCGAGAACACCGCCTCGTAGAGAGCACAGATCGTCCCGGTCAGCGCGAGCGCCTCCCGGCGGCCGTGTGTCTCTATGGTGATCTTGTCGGTGGGGGTCGTGTCGGTCATACCGGTCTCCTCGCCTTCGTCTCGCCGTCCTCCCCCGAGAGCTTTTTACCCGTGGAAGGACGGGGTAGCCGCTCCGGCTCAGGTGGAGGGGGAGGGGGCGAGAGGGCGGGAGCCGGTCAGCTCTTCGCGAGGTCGGCCAGCGGTACGGAGAGGTCGGCGAGCCGGTCGGGGGCGACGGTCGCGCCGCCGCGGATCAGCTCCTGCGTCGCGGAGATGCCCTCGTCCCACCGGTTGACGTGCATACCCGCCACGACACGCCCGCCGGCGAGCCAGAAGGCATGGAAGGCCCCCGATTCCAGGTCCCCCCGGATGACCACGGAGTCGTACTCGCCGGGCGCGAACCAGCCGGAGAACTCCATGCCGACGTCGTACTGGTCGGTAAAGAAGTATGGCGGCCTGTCGTAGACCACCTTCCGGCCGAGCATGGCCTTGGCCGCGGCCGCTCCCCCGTTGAGGGCGTTGGCCCAGTGCTCGACGCGGACGCGGGTGCCGTACAGGGGGTTGAACGCGTTGGCCACGTCACCGGCGGCGTAGACGTCGGGGTCGTCGGTGCGGAGGGACTCGTCGACGAGGATCCCGTTGTCCACGGCCAGGCCCGCCCGCTCGGCGAGCTCGGTGTTGGGGCTGACGCCGATGCCGACGATCACGAGGTCGGCCGGGATCTCCTCCCCGTCGTGGGTGGCGACCGCGCGGACGTGCCCGGGGCCGAGGAGCCCGGTCACCTCGCGGCCGAGCCGTACATCGACGCCGTGGCGCCGGTGCACGTCGGCGAAGAAGGCGCCCAGCTCGGGGCCGAGCGCGGCGTGCAGCGGCACCGCCCGCGGCTCGACAACGGTCACCTCACAGCCGTACTCCCTGGCGGCCGCGGCGGTCTCCAGCCCGATCCAGCCCGCGCCGACGACGACCACCCTCCTGCCGCCGCCGCGGACGGCCTCGCGCAGCCGCTCCGAGTCGCCGAGATCGCGGAGGTGGTACACGCCGTCCAGGTCGGCGCCGGGTACGTCGAGGCGACGTGGGGAGGCGCCGGGGACGAGCAGCAGCTTGTCGTACCGGACGCGCCGCCCGTCGTCGAGCTCCACGTGGTGCGCGGCCCGGTCGAGGTCCGTCGCCCGGCGCCCGAGCAGCGGCTCCACGGCGTTGCCGGCGTACCAGCCCTCGTCGTGGACGTAGAGTTTGGCCTTTTCCTCCTTGCCGAGCAGGTAGCCCTTCGAGAGCGGGGGCCGCTCGTAGGGAAGCTCGGTCTCGGCGCCGATCAGTGTGATCCCGCCTTCGAAGCCCTCGTCGCGCAGGGACTCCGCCGCCTTGGCACCCGCCAGGCCCGCTCCGACGATGACGAACGTCTGCTCGGTAGTCATGAGTCCCTTCCTACTCCGATTCCCGTACCGGTTCCAACGATCGCGAGAAGCCGCGGGCCGCGGCCTCTTCGGACGGGGGGACGGGCCGTGCGAGGAGACGGTTTGGACGACTTTCCCCGCACCGCACCCGCACCGCACCCGCACCGAACCGGTCCGGTTCGACATGGTCCGGTTCGGCGTGATCCGTTCCGGTGCGGGATGCGGTCCGGTGCGATGCGGAACGCCGCCGGAACGGATGGCGACAGGGCGAGAGGCGCGGGCGGGACGCGATTCCGGAACACATCGCGGTTAACCCGAGAAACAAACCCTTCTCCCCCTCTTAACACATATAAGGAAATCACCATGAAATCGCCCCGAACATCGGCCTCGTGGACCGGAGAAGACATTCAACACCCTCGGGTGACAGGACGAGGAAATTTTCGTTTACCCTGCCGGAAACGGAATTACAGCCCTCTCCCAAAGGGGGGCGTATATATTTTTCACGCCATCAAGATCGTGCCGCCGACGAGGCTATCAACGAACTCGCCAACGGCGCGCTTTTTTTGATAAGGAGCATGCCGTATGCCATTGAAGCGACGATTTGCCCGAGTCACGGTCAGCTGCGCCTTCGCGGTGGCCGCCGTCCTGAGTCTCGGAGCGTTCTCTCCCGTGCCGCCGAGCATTCCGGACAACCCGCCCGCACCCCAGCCGTGGGAACCCGCTCTCCAGTCGTGGGAGCCCGCGCCCCAGCCCGGGGAGGTGGCACCGCCGCCCAAGCCCACCGTGCGCGCCCTGACGGCCGCCGAGATCCAGGAAAAGGGGCTCGATCAATACATCGACATGTCCCGCCAGCAGGAAACGGTTCCCAGCGTCGTCGACACGTCCCAGGGGAAATTCGCCAGCGACCTCCTCTCTCCCACGAAGCGGCCGGGAAACGTCAGTTCCGCCGATTCCGCGACGGGCTGCTGGTATCTCACGACGACATACGGAGCCCCCGCTCTTCAGGGAAGCGCCTACCACACCTGGTGCGGCGACGGCGTCCTGGTCACATACACCTCCGCCACCTGCACCGGGAGCACGAGCCTTTCCACCTACATCTACGAGGGCTGCCAGAACGTCCAGGCCTACGGAGTCGGCTGGAACGTCTGGGACGTCACCGACAGATGGCGTTTCTGCACGGCCTACGACCGTCTCACGGGCGTGTGCTCCGCCCGGATATACCCGTGGCAGAAGAACCGCTACGGCGCCAACGGCCAGGTCTGGCTGCTCGGCTGGGGCAACTAGAGGGCGTGTCCCGGGTTCGGATCCTCGGGCGCCCCAAAGGCTCCGGACCCGCAAGGCGGCGCCTCGCGGGTGAGGCCCGGCCAGGCGGCTCTCCGGAAACCCGTCGAACCCGTCGAACCCGTCGAAGCGAGGGGCAGGCCCCCGCTCCTTGATCCGGTCGATGCGGCCTGCCCGGAGGCGAGAGGGAGGGACAGCGCCCGGCGGACAGGGAGACCTCGCCGATCGGCCTGACCATGAACGGCCCGGCTCGTCCACCTTCAGCCGAGCCCCGCTTCGGTACCCCAGCCGTCGGGGTTCGGCTGACACGTCGCCCGCACCGCCGCGTCCAGGCCGGACCGCGGCCCACGGGGGACCGCACGCTCGGCACCACCTCGGGCCGCCCGCTCACCCGCGAACCGGACATCTCACGAGCTCGACCGACGGCCCGCGCGCTAATTTCATCACTTGTTGACTTCCTGGCCTCTCCGACTTAACGTTGCATCAACGCATTGGTTGCAGTGATGCAAGGAGTTGTCCGATGGACCCCGTGAACGGCGCGGAGCGCGATCGGATGGCCGATGACATCGGCGACCTCCGCCGGGCGCTCATCCCCGGCCTGCTGCTCCATCTGCTGAGCGGGTTCGAGGGCGACGAGCCCTCCATGATCCAGATCGCCACGCTCTACACCCTCGACACCCCGGCCGCCCCGACGCTCCGCGAACTCGCCGGGAGTGTCGGCCGGTCCGTCTCGGCCACCAGCCGCCTGGTCGACCAGCTCGTACGGCGAGGGCTGGCCGACCGCCGGGAGGATCCCGGCGACCGGCGGGTGCGGCGGATCGCCCTCACCCCGGCCGGAACGGACTTCCTCCGCACGTTCGAGCGCGTCCGGGCCGACGCCCAACTCGAAGTCATGGCCCATCTGACCGCCGAGGAACGCGAGCTCGTGATCCGGGCCATGGCGCTTCTCGGCGAAGCCTCAAGGAGACGCCCCCATGTCCAAGCCGCTCATCCTGAAATTCGATGACATCGGGGCGGAGATGCTGCCCCTGGTCGGCGGCAAGGCCGCCAATCTCGGCGTGCTCACCAGCGCCGGGCTCCCCGTTCCCCCCGGTCTGTGCGTCACCACCGAGGCCTACCGCAGGGTCACCGAGCGAGCCGGGCTGCAGGACGTGCTCGCGGCACTCGCCACGACGGCCGCCGGGGACGTCCCCGCCCTGAACGCGCTGGCCGCGAAGGCTCGCGAGCTCGTGCTCGCCGCACCGGTCCCCGACGACATCGCGGGTGTCGTACGGAACAGCTCGACCGGTCCCGTCGCGGTCCGCTCCTCCGCGACCGCCGAGGACCTGCCGCACGCCAGCTTCGCCGGGCAGCAGGACACCTACCTCAACGTGATCGGCGCCGACGCCGTGCTTGACGCGGTCCGGCGGTGCTGGGCCTCGCTGTGGACCGACCGGGCCGTCGCCTACCGGGCCGCGAACGGCATCGACCACGGCGCGGTGCGCCTGGCGGTGGTCATCCAGGAGATGGTCCAGTCAGAGGTGGCCGGGGTGATGTTCACCGCCAACCCGGTCACCGGGCGGCGGCGCGAGGCGGTGATCGACGCCAGCCTGGGGCTCGGCGAGGCCGTGGTCTCCGGCGCGGTCAACCCCGACCACTTCGTGGTCGACACCGCCACCGGCGAGATCACCGAGCGTCGCCTCGGTGACAAGCGGCTGGCCGTACGGTCACTGGCGGGCGGCGGCGTCGAGTACGTCGAGGCGCCCGCGAGTTTCACGGGCGCCGCGGAGAAGGCCTGTGTCACCGACGCGCTGCTGCGGGCGCTGGCCGAGCTCGGCGACCGGGTCGAGCGGCACTACGGGACGCCCCAGGACACCGAGTGGGCGATCGACTCCGACGGCGTCCTCTGGCTGACCCAGTCGCGTCCCATCACCACGCTCTATCCAATCCCCCGCCACGCGGAGCCGTCCGCGGAGCCGCTGCCCGGGGCGGGCGGCACGCGCGCGGGGGAGACCGGCGCCCTGGACGCGCGGTCCGGAGGCTTCGAGCCCGATGGCACGCGGATCTACTTCTGCTTCAGCCTGGCCCAGGGCCTCTACCGGCCGATCACGCCCATGGGCATGTCGGCCTTCAGGCTGCTGTCGTCGTCGGCGTTCGAGATTCTGGGGATCCCGGTGGCCGACCCGGTGGCCGGGGCCCCCGTCATCGCGGAGTCGGGCGGGCGGCTGTTCTTCGACGTCACCGGTTTCATGCGCGGCAGGGTGGGCCGCGTGGCCTTCCCGAAGGTGCTCGACGTGATGGAGGCCAGGTCGGCGAAGGTGCTGCGCGGCCTGCTCGACGATCCCCGGTTCGGCGTCACCCAGCCCTCGCTCCGTCCGCCCCTGCGCCGGGCGGTCAGGCTCGCGTCCCGCTTCCGCGTCCCGCAGCGTGCCGTACGGGCCCTGCTCAACCCCGCGGCGGCGCACCGGGACGTGGAGCTGCTGAACGCGCGCCTCGGGAGGGGGCTGGCCGCGCCCGAGGGTTCCACCCCGAGCCGGCGGCTCGACCACGTCGAGCGGGTGCTGAGCCGCCAGATCTTCCCGCTGCTGCCGACCATCGCTCCGGCGGCGGTGGCCGGTTTCGCGATGCTCGGCCTGGCCGCCAAGGTGCTGGGTGACCGGGTCAGGCCGGGCGAGCTGCAGACGGTCCTGCGCGGGCTGCCGCACAACGTGACCACCGAGATGGACCTGGCGCTGTGGCGGCTGGCCACCCGCATCCGCGAGGACCGCGAGGCCACCTCCCTGCTGCTGGGCACCCCCGCGGCCGAGCTGGCCGAGCGCTTCCGCGCCGGATCGCTCCCCGGCGTCGCGGGGAAGGGCCTGACGGACTTCCTCTCCGTCTACGGCGTCAGGGCGGTCGCCGAGATCGACCTCGGGCTGCCGCGCTGGTCGGAGGACCCGACCCACATCATCGGCGTCCTCGCCAACTACCTGCGGTTGGAGGACCCGGCCCTCGCCCCCGACGCCCTGTTCGCCGGGGGCGCCGCCGAGGCCGCCCTCATGATCAAGACCCTGAGCCGGCGTGCCGGAGGTCTTCGCGGGCGCTTCGTCCGCTTCGCGCTCGGCAGGACCCGGGCGCTGGCGGGTCTGCGCGAGATGCCCAAGTACGCCATGGTGACCGCCCTGGCCGCGATGCGGGCCGAGCTGCTCGCCGTCGGCGTCGAGCTGGCGGCACGCGGGCTGCTGGCCGCCGCCGACGACGTCTTCTTCCTGACCTTCCGCGAGGCCAGGGCGGCCCTCGCCGCGCCCTCCGGGGAGATCTCCGCGTCGGCCACGGCCGGTCACGCGCCCGGCAGCGGACCGGTCCCCTCCCCGACCGGTTCTCCTTCACCGGCTTCCCCGGTTTCCCCGGTTTCCCCGATGAAGGACGGCACTCCCTCGTCCGGCAAGGCCGCGCGGCCCGCCCTGGCGGATCTCGTGGCGCGGCGGCGTGAGGAGGCCGCCCGCGAGCTGCGCCGCAGGCACGTCCCCCGTGTCCTGCTGTCGGACGGCACCGAGCCGGAGGCGGTCGGCGTACGGACGCCGGTGGACGGGGCGCTGACCGGCACCCCGGCCTCGGCGGGCACCGTCACCGGCGTCGCCAGGGTCATCCTCGACCCGGTCGGCGCGCACCTGGAGCCCGGGGAGATCCTGGTCTGCCCCTCCACCGACCCCGGCTGGACGCCGCTGTTCCTCACGGCGGGCGGCCTGGTGATGGAGATGGGCGGCGCGAACTCCCACGGTGCCGTGGTGGCCCGCGAGTACGGGATCCCGGCCGTGGTGGGCGTGAGCGGGGCGACCGAGCACATCGTCACCGGCCAGGAGATCACCGTCGACGGCGCCTCCGGCGTCGTCACCGCCACCTGACCGGGCGCGCGGCTCTCTCACGGCTCTCTCACGGCTCATTCACGGCTCGCTCGTGGTTCACCCGTGGCTCACTCGCGGCTCGCATGGGCGAGACCGCTGCCGGCGGTGTCGCCGGAGCACCTGTCGCACCGCCTCCGAGAGGCCGTCTCCCGGGAGATGCCTCCAAGTCGCCTCGCTCACCTGCTCGGTGGCCGGGGCCAACCCTCCGTGGGCGCGCCAGCCGGCCGTAGGAGCGACTGCACCGTCGCGATGACGACGCGGGAGACCTCCCCGGTCTCCATGCGTCCGGCGCGATTCTCCTCCGCGGCGCCTTTGAGGATGTAGTGCAGGACATTGATCAGCCAGGTGATCGGCAGGTCGACGCGGAACACACCGTCGTTCTGGCCACGGCGGATGAGCTCTCCGACACGTTGCGCGGGGGCGGCGTGCAGCTCACGGATACGTTCGGCAGGAAGGACTTTCTGGGCAGCGGCCAGCAATGCCATGGACTCGGCCACGAGAGACCAACTGGAGTCGAGCAACCGGGACAGGGCCTCTCGTGCGTCGCCGGTGAGGTCGACGGCCGACAGCGCCTCCTCACCGGCGTGCATTGCGTCGACCAGCGCGGCCTCGACGAGTTCCGGCCGCGTGCGGAAGTGGCCGTAGAGCGTCATCCGGCCCACGCCGGCGGCCTTGGCGATGTCGTCGACGCTCGCATTCGGATCACCGCTCAGGCACGTGCGTGCCGCGGAGACGATACGGGCGATGCTGCGTTCGGCGTCCGCGCGCCGACGCGGACCAGCAGCGGCGGTAGGCATGCCACCACCCTAACTCGTACGGGCATGTATGTGTTACCGTGCCGAAACCAGAAGTCGTATATGAACATACGAGTTACCGGCCGGAGGTCCTGGATGACACAGCAGGAGATCAACAAGACACCCCCGCAAAGCAGTTCGCCCCATCCGTTGCGATGGCGCATCCTGGCCTTCCTCGGGGTGGCCCAGCTGATGCTGATCCTCGACATCACCGTCGTGGCCATCGCGCTGCCACACATCGAGACCGACCTGGGCCTGAGCCGCCAGGCGGTGACGTGGACGGTCACCGCCTACACCTTGACGTTCGGCGGCCTGATGCTGCTGGGCGGACGGCTCGCCGACTTGATCGGGGCCAGGCGGGTGGTCCTCGCCGGCTTGGCGATCTTCACGGCGGCGTCATTGGTGACCGGGTTCGCCGACTCCGCCGCCATGCTGCTGGGTGGCCGCGTCGCCCAAGGACTCGGCGCCGCGCTGCTGTCCCCCTCAGCCCTGTCACTGGTGGTGAACCTGTTCGAGGGTGACGAGCGGAACAGGGCACTCGGTGTCTGGTCCGCGCTCGGCGGCGGGGGCGCGGCCCTCGGCGTGCTGCTGGGCGGGCTGCTCACCGCCGGCCCGGGCTGGCCATGGGTCTTCTTCGTCAACGTCCCCATCGGGCTGGTGATCCTCGCCGCTCTGGCCCGGATGCTGCCGAACCGACCCGTGGCCGCGCCCCGGCCCCGGCTCGATGTGCTCGGCGCGCTGCTGGTCACCGCTTCGTCCGGCGCGCTGATCTACGCGATCACCGGCGCCGGAGACCACGGGTGGCTCACCGCCGCGACCGGGGGGCTCGTGCTCGCGGCCGTGATCGGCTACCTGGCGTTCGTGGCCAGGCAGAAGACCGCCAAATCTCCCCTGATGGACCTCACGCTGCTGGTCCGGCGCCCGGTGGCCACCGGCACGTTCCTCATCCTGATGGCGACGGCGCTGCTGATCGCGGTGTTCTTCCTCGGCACCTTCTACTTCCAGCACGCGCAGGGATACGGCGCTTTGCAGACCGGTCTGCTGTTCCTGCCGGTCGCGGTGGCGACGATGCTCGGCGCCAACCTCACCGGCCGGCTCATCGCCCGGGCCGGAGCGCGCCGGCCGGCGGTGGCCGGGCTGCTCGCCACCGCGATCGGCATGGCCGTGCCCGCCCTGTCGTTGCACCCGGTGACCGTGGTGGCGGGCACGGCGGTCGCAGCCGCCGGGACCGGCGCGATGTTCGTCGTCGCCTCCGCGACCGCCCTGGGCCAGGTGGCCCCGCACGAATCCGGCATCGCCTCCGGCATCGTCAGCACCTTCCACGAGTTCGGCGCCTCCATCGGAGCCGCTGCCATCTCCAGCGTCGCAGCGGCGAGCCTCACCGGGGGCACACTGTCCGGGTTCACCAACGGCTTCATCCTCGCCGCGGTCGCCGCAGGCGCCGCGGCCCTGCCGGCCGCCGTCCTGACACCCGGCCGAGCCGGCACCCGCCGATGAGACGCCGCCGAACGCGGGGTGCCGTCCCATAACGGTCCTGGCTGATCAGCCATCGAGGTCATCGTCGTGGACGATACCCGGATCTCCCAGGGATCGCAGCCCTCCAGGAAGCCCAGGCAGGGCGAAGAAGTACCGCCACGACCACCGCGCGCCCACCGGCGCGGTGCGCTCGGCGCCGCCGGGCTTCCTCGCCGGCGGTGGGCATGCTGGGCGGGATGATCGGCCTGGGCGGCGCGGACGCCGGCGGTTTCTCCGCACGCAACACGTGTCGCCGCCTACGCGGATCTACGTGACTTACTGACTTTCGGGCTCTGACCCACTCTCGTGTCGCTTGGCACGAACCGGTCCGGGCTCCGGCGCGGACCTGGCGAACGGTTTGCCAGCGGTCATCCCCAAATGTCATTTACAGACTCGCAAAAACCCCGTAACCCTTGCGGGCGATCATGCGCGATCTGATTCGGGTGTACATGCAAAAACCCCACCAATAGCGGACGTAAGCACCGCTGGGGCATTGCGCTCGAAGGGAAAAACATGCGCTTGCACGCGCAGGCCAGGACACGGACGCTCGCCGGAGCCGTGACCGCCGTAGTCGTCTCCACGATGCTCTTCGCCGGACCCGCCCACGCCGACCCACCCGTATCGGGAACCGGTGAGGACGGCGCCTGGTCGGTCGAGACCGTGGAGAGTGGCTACAAGATCACACTCCAGCTCGCCGAGCCGCTCCCGGTACGGGACGCCATCCCGGAACTCGCCGTCAACGGCACCTCGCTCGGCCCCGCCGTGGAGTCGCCGGACGGCACGACCCTGACGATCACCACGTCCGACCCCAAGGTCTCCTCGGCGGCGTCCGTCGACGTGGCCTGGAACGGGGAGGTCCCCTCGGAGGCCGCCCCCACCGCGAGGATCGCCCCCGAACCGGCGCCTAACCGGCAGAAGAGGCCGGGCACCCCTCCTCTCCCGATCGACCCGGCGGCCCCCGGGCGCTACACCGTCGTCCACGACGAGTACGACCTCGGTGACACCGCCATCACCCTGGCGGGCCTCGGCGGCAGGCAGGCCGAGATCCGCGCGAAGGTGTACCTGCCGAAGGAGGCCACCGGCAGGCTTCCCCTGGTCGTCTTCCAGCACGGCCGCCACTCGGCGTGCTACAACCCCGTCACGCGCCAGACGTCGAACAGCACCTGGCCGTGCCCGGCCGGGCAGCAGCCGATCCTCAGCTTCACCGGGTACGACGGCCCCGCCGACGTGCTCGCCGGCCACGGGTACGCCGTCGTGTCGGTCAGCGCCAACGGCGTCAACGCCGCCGACAACCCGTTCAGCGAGGACCGGGGCGCGCTCGCGCGCGGCGAGGTCGTCATGCGCCACCTCGACCTGCTCGCCGACGCGGCGAAGGGGACGGGCGACGACAAGCTCGTCGAGCTCTTCAAGGACCGTCTCGACATGGACGACATCGGCCTGATGGGTCACTCACGCGGGGGTGAGGGTGTCGTCAAGGCGGCGCTGCTCAACGCCGGGCGTCCCAAGCCGTACGGGATCAGGGCGGTCCTCCCGCTCGCGCCCACCGACTTCGCCCGTGCGACCCTGCCCAACATCCCGATGTCCGTCTTCCTGCCGTACTGCGACGGGGACGTCTCCAACCAGCAGGGCCAGCACTTCTACGACGACTCCCTGTACGCCTTCGAGAAGGACGAGGCGTTCCGCTCCTCGCTCATGATCATGGGAACGAACCACAACTTCTTCAACACCGAGTGGACACCGGGCGTGGCCGTCGCGCCGGCGTCCGACGACTGGAGCAACCGGAACGACCCGGTGTGCGGCAGCACCGCCGCCCCCGGCCGGCTGACCCCGGCCGAGCAGTACGCGGTGGGCACGGCGTACATCGCCGGGTTCTTCCGTCTCGTCCAGGGCGGGGAGCACGAGCTGCTCCCGCTGTTCGACGGCAGCGGCGCGGTTCCGGCGTCCGCCGGGCGCGCGGTCGTCCACACGGTCGCGCAGGCCGAGGCCGACAAGCGCCTCGACGTGGCTCCCTTCACGTCGCCGTCGTCGTCCTTCACGGTCTCGGGGGCGGCGACCGGCGTGATCTGCGCCGGCATGCTGGACCGCTCGCCGCAGAGCGGCGTGCCCACCTGCGCCACCAGGCTGACCACGTCGCAGGCGCCGTCCTGGACACCCGCGACGTACGCCGGGAACGTCACCGCCACGCCGGTCCTGCGGTTCGCCTGGACCGACACCACCGGCGAGGTGAGCGTCCCGCTGCCCGAGGGGTCGCGGAACGTCAACGGCTACGACGCGCTGACCTTCCGCGCCGCCCTCGACGAGAGCGCCACGGGGAACGTCGACCTGGCGGTCACCGTCGTCGACGGTCGCGGCACGACCGGCACCGTGCTGGTCTCCGGCGTGAGTGACGCCCTCACACCGTTCCCCGGCACGACCTCGCCGCTCCCCAAGACGTGGCTGCGGACGGTGCGCGTCCCGATGTCGTCCCTCGACGAGGTTGACCTGCGTGACGTACGGGAGGTCCGCGTCACCGGCGCGAGCCCGACCGGCGGCGTGTACCTGGGCGACCTCGCGTTCTCCGACGTCCGCGTGGGCAAGGCCGAGCTGGACGAGCTGCCGCAGGTCTCGCTCCAGGGTCTCACCGTCCCCGAGGGCGACGGCCCCGGCGCCGC
This region of Streptosporangium sp. NBC_01495 genomic DNA includes:
- a CDS encoding TetR/AcrR family transcriptional regulator, coding for MPTAAAGPRRRADAERSIARIVSAARTCLSGDPNASVDDIAKAAGVGRMTLYGHFRTRPELVEAALVDAMHAGEEALSAVDLTGDAREALSRLLDSSWSLVAESMALLAAAQKVLPAERIRELHAAPAQRVGELIRRGQNDGVFRVDLPITWLINVLHYILKGAAEENRAGRMETGEVSRVVIATVQSLLRPAGAPTEGWPRPPSR
- a CDS encoding NAD(P)/FAD-dependent oxidoreductase — encoded protein: MTTEQTFVIVGAGLAGAKAAESLRDEGFEGGITLIGAETELPYERPPLSKGYLLGKEEKAKLYVHDEGWYAGNAVEPLLGRRATDLDRAAHHVELDDGRRVRYDKLLLVPGASPRRLDVPGADLDGVYHLRDLGDSERLREAVRGGGRRVVVVGAGWIGLETAAAAREYGCEVTVVEPRAVPLHAALGPELGAFFADVHRRHGVDVRLGREVTGLLGPGHVRAVATHDGEEIPADLVIVGIGVSPNTELAERAGLAVDNGILVDESLRTDDPDVYAAGDVANAFNPLYGTRVRVEHWANALNGGAAAAKAMLGRKVVYDRPPYFFTDQYDVGMEFSGWFAPGEYDSVVIRGDLESGAFHAFWLAGGRVVAGMHVNRWDEGISATQELIRGGATVAPDRLADLSVPLADLAKS
- a CDS encoding PEP/pyruvate-binding domain-containing protein, yielding MSKPLILKFDDIGAEMLPLVGGKAANLGVLTSAGLPVPPGLCVTTEAYRRVTERAGLQDVLAALATTAAGDVPALNALAAKARELVLAAPVPDDIAGVVRNSSTGPVAVRSSATAEDLPHASFAGQQDTYLNVIGADAVLDAVRRCWASLWTDRAVAYRAANGIDHGAVRLAVVIQEMVQSEVAGVMFTANPVTGRRREAVIDASLGLGEAVVSGAVNPDHFVVDTATGEITERRLGDKRLAVRSLAGGGVEYVEAPASFTGAAEKACVTDALLRALAELGDRVERHYGTPQDTEWAIDSDGVLWLTQSRPITTLYPIPRHAEPSAEPLPGAGGTRAGETGALDARSGGFEPDGTRIYFCFSLAQGLYRPITPMGMSAFRLLSSSAFEILGIPVADPVAGAPVIAESGGRLFFDVTGFMRGRVGRVAFPKVLDVMEARSAKVLRGLLDDPRFGVTQPSLRPPLRRAVRLASRFRVPQRAVRALLNPAAAHRDVELLNARLGRGLAAPEGSTPSRRLDHVERVLSRQIFPLLPTIAPAAVAGFAMLGLAAKVLGDRVRPGELQTVLRGLPHNVTTEMDLALWRLATRIREDREATSLLLGTPAAELAERFRAGSLPGVAGKGLTDFLSVYGVRAVAEIDLGLPRWSEDPTHIIGVLANYLRLEDPALAPDALFAGGAAEAALMIKTLSRRAGGLRGRFVRFALGRTRALAGLREMPKYAMVTALAAMRAELLAVGVELAARGLLAAADDVFFLTFREARAALAAPSGEISASATAGHAPGSGPVPSPTGSPSPASPVSPVSPMKDGTPSSGKAARPALADLVARRREEAARELRRRHVPRVLLSDGTEPEAVGVRTPVDGALTGTPASAGTVTGVARVILDPVGAHLEPGEILVCPSTDPGWTPLFLTAGGLVMEMGGANSHGAVVAREYGIPAVVGVSGATEHIVTGQEITVDGASGVVTAT
- a CDS encoding MarR family winged helix-turn-helix transcriptional regulator is translated as MDPVNGAERDRMADDIGDLRRALIPGLLLHLLSGFEGDEPSMIQIATLYTLDTPAAPTLRELAGSVGRSVSATSRLVDQLVRRGLADRREDPGDRRVRRIALTPAGTDFLRTFERVRADAQLEVMAHLTAEERELVIRAMALLGEASRRRPHVQAAHPEIR